Genomic segment of Nitrospirota bacterium:
TGGCCTTTGCTGATTTCGGCGGCAATCGCCAGTTCATCACGGTCGGGAACCTCGCGCAGAACGACCGCGTGGCGCTCTTTCTGATGGACTACAACCGCCGCGCACGGCTCAAGCTGCTGGGTCGCGCTCGCATCGTGAACGCCGGTGACGATCCCTCGCTCGCCCACCAACTGACCATGCCCGACTATCGCGCCCGGATCGAGCGGCTGTTCCTGATCCGCGTGGTCGCGTTCGACTGGAATTGTTCGCAACACATCACACCCCGGCTTGGCCGAGAGGAGTAGCAGGATGCTGAACCATGTGTCCGTTCGTTCGTCGCTTTCTTATCGCGAGGGTCAGGATTTGGCCGATGGAGTGGTGACCTCATGCCCTGCCGCGACCCTCCTCACGCTGGCCGATGGCGCGGTGATTTACCGCCAGAGTGATGCGTGCCGGCATGCCTACGTGGTGCTCGACGGGCTCGTCATGCTGTCGCGATTGACGGCCGATGGCCAGCGGCTCGCCCTCGCGCTGTTGTCGCGCGGCGATTGGCTGGGCTCGTTGACCATGGCGGGCGAGGGCCGCGAGGCCGAGGAAACGGCCGAGGCCAAGGGGTCGGTTCGGTTGTGCCGCGTGGCGCACGCGGATCTCAAGGGCTGGTTGGCCCGAAACCCGGACCTTGCGTGGGAGCTCATCGAACGGACGGAGACGCAGCGCCGGCGCCTGGTGCACAAGCTTGAGAGTCTGGCGACCCGCGATGTGCGCGCTCGAC
This window contains:
- a CDS encoding pyridoxamine 5'-phosphate oxidase family protein translates to MSLSFHQIAFTPSVLAAQQRYNTRETMLPEDDGIPAVLGPEEIAFIAERDSFYLATVSETGWPYIQHRGGARGFLRVVDARTLAFADFGGNRQFITVGNLAQNDRVALFLMDYNRRARLKLLGRARIVNAGDDPSLAHQLTMPDYRARIERLFLIRVVAFDWNCSQHITPRLGREE
- a CDS encoding Crp/Fnr family transcriptional regulator; this encodes MLNHVSVRSSLSYREGQDLADGVVTSCPAATLLTLADGAVIYRQSDACRHAYVVLDGLVMLSRLTADGQRLALALLSRGDWLGSLTMAGEGREAEETAEAKGSVRLCRVAHADLKGWLARNPDLAWELIERTETQRRRLVHKLESLATRDVRARLAETLRELLDRFGEPCEHGFAIHVRLTQQELADLVGASRPVVSTILNDLRNLGVLGYSRELICVSRPDTLQDLLVA